The Pagrus major chromosome 17, Pma_NU_1.0 genome includes a region encoding these proteins:
- the LOC141012087 gene encoding ataxin-1-like, with protein sequence MKSNQERSNGCLPPKKREILALEQRPVAVAAATPPAAVVTDSPHTENLAWLASVASERCKSRDAESPRCPISSTSSPPSSTSIPSSTTPLSAVPLASLPAVYPAALPQQAGTIQFAQLGPNVQFISSGPYAGYISSHIISTNASSVPNSSTIGQRSHLEGYTTALISPNTKGDQQFQIGLSPTELTPVSLPSSPHVTSQYIHLDSRTPLTVSGNPVASPTAHLQLHPHTAVLPQTLTLAPSQLVVQYADGPAGKKPEGHAKGVLNGELEVVKQTKAPSQPMNHQQVQSYEARHILLPADYGQNPAGLQTSFMLVAQPNHGAEREAVSNKISLVQTEKGGICLGKPVSRSSSFTSLSSSEVVKSVAPHAVIQTTLASEELPASLYSSTQPPIIGYITSGNQHALSYHAALPQHLVIPSGQSLLIPVSGTNNGTEIEVTRTVNTLTATTTPQISTAMPHAYLATALSKCEALGPDGNQPPPAVAQAPALPVLPSNPPPAVAAAPSPTPAPVPSPAPVSIQASPSMSSSASPVALPPFFMRGSIIQLADGELKRVEDLKTEDFIQSAEISSELKIDSSTVERIDSGQSPNAVVIQFSVGELKAQVCVEVLVEYPFFVFGQGWSSCCPDRTTQLFELSCAKLCVGDVCVSLTLRGLRNGSVTDSQPLGTKLKTGHLSDSCHNVDVRNSTSPNAAHSNIGLLMKASSADRLEREKVSGPGPGLEPPPGLGLVPGQGERIYGAGSMLAGEVRQETVKTDMPALTKVQCGDPERPTTRKRRWSAPERDQTERAEEEPPLTLPKPSFIPQEVKISIEGHSSAGSERCLNKRVDC encoded by the exons ATGAAATCCAACCAGGAGAGGAGTAATGGATGCCTGCCTCCTAAGAAGCGTGAGATCCTGGCTCTGGAGCAGAGGCCAGTGGCAGTAGCCGCGGCAACACCTCCAGCTGCAGTGGTTACAGACAGTCCCCACACAGAGAACCTAGCATGGCTGGCGAGTGTGGCCAGTGAACGCTGCAAGTCCAGGGACGCAGAGAGCCCGAGATGTCCCATCTCCTccacttcttctcctccttcctccacctctaTCCCTTCCTCGACCACTCCTCTGTCTGCGGTGCCCCTGGCCTCTCTGCCTGCAGTTTACCCTGCAGCCCTTCCCCAGCAGGCCGGGACTATCCAGTTTGCTCAGCTTGGACCCAACGTTCAGTTTATCAGCTCTGGGCCCTATGCTGGCTACATCTCCTCTCACATCATCTCCACTAATGCTAGCTCTGTACCTAACAGCTCTACTATAGGACAGCGTTCCCACCTGGAGGGTTACACCACCGCCCTCATCTCTCCCAACACTAAAGGGGATCAGCAGTTTCAAATCGGCCTCTCACCCACAGAACTAACACCCGTGTCACTTCCAAGCTCCCCCCATGTCACCAGCCAGTACATTCATCTGGACAGCAGAACACCTTTGACTGTCAGCGGAAACCCCGTTGCTTCACCCACAGCGCACCTGCAGCTCCACCCTCACACAGCCGTCCTCCCTCAAACGCTTACCCTCGCTCCATCCCAGCTGGTGGTTCAGTATGCAGATGGTCCAGCTGGAAAGAAACCAGAGGGGCATGCTAAGGGTGTGCTGAATGGGGAATTGGAGGTTGTTAAACAGACAAAAGCTCCCAGTCAGCCAATGAACCATCAGCAGGTCCAGAGTTATGAGGCCAGACATATCCTCCTGCCTGCAGATTACGGCCAGAACCCTGCAGGACTTCAGACCTCCTTTATGCTGGTGGCCCAGCCCAATCATGGAGCTGAACGTGAAGCTGTCTCAAATAAGATCTCCTTAGTCCAGACTGAGAAAGGAGGCATCTGTTTGGGGAAACCAGTGTCCAGATCATCCTctttcacctctctctcctcctcagaagTGGTGAAGTCTGTTGCTCCCCATGCGGTCATTCAGACAACTCTGGCCTCTGAGGAGCTCCCAGCCAGTCTCTATTCCTCCACACAGCCTCCCATCATTGGATATATCACCAGTGGAAATCAGCATGCTCTCAGCTACCATGCAGCACTGCCTCAGCACCTGGTCATTCCGAGTGGCCAGTCCCTCCTCATCCCAGTCAGTGGCACCAATAACGGCACAGAAATCGAGGTTACTCGTACTGTGAACACCCTGACAGCCACGACTACCCCTCAAATATCGACCGCCATGCCACATGCCTATCTCGCCACAGCCCTGTCCAAGTGTGAGGCGCTTGGGCCAGATGGAAATCAACCACCCCCTGCTGTTGCACAGGCACCAGCTCTGCCGGTCCTGCCCTCAAACCCACCTCCTGCAGTGGCGGCAGCTCCCTCCCCAACTCCCGCTCCTGTCCCCTCTCCCGCCCCTGTTTCCATCCAAGCCTCCCCCTCCATGTCCTCTTCCGCTTCCCCTGTGGCGCTTCCTCCATTCTTCATGCGAGGCTCCATCATCCAGCTGGCCGATGGGGAGCTGAAGCGCGTGGAGGACCTCAAGACGGAGGACTTCATCCAGAGCGCTGAGATTAGCAGCGAGCTGAAGATTGACTCCAGTACTGTTGAGCGTATTGACAGTGGGCAAAGTCCTAATGCTGTGGTCATAcagttttctgtgggagagctCAAGGCTCAG gtgtgtgtggaggtgctGGTGGAGTATCCCTTCTTTGTGTTTGGCCAGGGCTGGTCATCCTGCTGCCCGGACCGGACCACCCAGCTGTTCGAGCTGTCCTGCGCTAAGCTGTGTGTGGGTGACGTATGCGTGTCGCTGACCCTCCGCGGCTTGAGGAACGGTTCAGTAACAGACAGTCAGCCTTTGGGGACCAAGCTGAAGACGGGTCACCTCTCTGACTCCTGTCACAATGTGGATGTCAGAAACAGTACAAGTCCAAACGCTGCACACAGTAACATTGGCCTCCTCATGAAGGCTTCCAGTGCAGACAGGCTAGAGAGGGAGAAGGTAAGCGGACCAGGACCGGGACTGGAGCCACCACCAGGATTGGGACTGGTTCCAGGACAAGGGGAGCGGATCTACGGAGCTGGAAGTATGCTGGCAGGAGAAGTAAGACAGGAAACGGTGAAAACGGACATGCCTGCTCTTACCAAAGTACAATGTGGTGATCCAGAGAGACCCACAACCCGCAAGAGACGCTGGTCAGCTCCAGAGCGAGACCAGACTGAGAGAGCGGAGGAGGAGCCTCCATTGACTCTGCCCAAGCCCTCCTTCATCCCTCAGGAGGTTAAAATCAGCATAGAGGGCCACTCCAGTGCTGGGAGTGAAAGATGCTTGAACAAAAGAGTAGACTGTTGA